CCCTGAGCTCCTGGGCCTCGGCCCTTTGCGTCACCGTGGTCTCCCCGGGTAGGCGGGGCAGGGTGTACCGCCAAAGGCCTACCCCCAGGAGGACCACCGCACCCAGGACCAGGGCCACAGGCAAGGGGTTGAAGGGGCGCCGCTCCGGGGGGCGGTACCCCTCCAGGGCCCTTTCCAGCTCCACCATGCGGGCCAGGGCGAGCTTTTTCGCCTCCCCCTCCAGGGCCTCCACCTCGGTGCGCAAAACCTCCAACTCCCGAAGGAGCTCCTCCCGCCTGGGCGGCTCGGGAAAAGGCTCCTTAGGGCCCCAAAGGGGCCTGAGGGCCAAGGCCAGCCCCAAGAGGAAGAGGACCAGGAACAGCAGGGTGGCCGTCATGCCGGGGGCTCCTTCAGGCGGCGCTCCGCCTCCTCCAAAAGCTCCTTGGGCACCTTCCTGGGACGGAAATAGGCGAAAAGCCCCCAGGCCAGGAGGAACAGGGCCACCCCGGGCAACACCCAGGCCCAAAGCGTCACCCCCCGCCGAGGCGGACTGTAGAGGATCCATTCCCCATAGCGGTCCACGAAGAAGGCCTTGATCTCCTCCTCCGTCTTGCCCTCTTGAAGCATCTCGGCGATGATGCGCCGCATCTCCACCGCCACCCCCGAGTTGCTCTCGGCGGCGCTTTCCCCTTGGCACACGGGGCAGCGGAGCTCCCGGGCGATGCGGAACACCTCCGGGGAAAGGTCAGGGGGAGGCTCCGCTTGGCCCAGGGCGGGCAGGAAGAACAGGGCGAGGAACAGCACCCACCTCACGGCAACGCCTCCTTTAGGTACTTCTCCAAGGTAGCCTGGTCGATGGCCCCGGCGTGGCGGGCCAGGACCCGCCCCTCGCCATCGATGAAAAAGGTTTCGGGCACCCCGTACATCCCGTAGTCCACCCCCACCCGGCCCCGGGGGTCAAAGACCTGGGGGAAGGTGAGGCCGAACTGGGCGATGAACTTCAGGGCCTCCGCCTCCTTGTCCTGGGTGTTCACCCCCAGGAAGAGCACGCGGTCCTTATAGGCGCGCCAGGCAGCCTCCAGCACCGGGGCCTCCTCGTAGCAGGCGGGATAGCACCAGCTAGCCCAGAAGTTGAGGACGATGGGCCGCTTCCCCAGGTGGTCGGAAAGGCGGAAGGTCTCCCCCCACTCCGCCCGGTAGGGGAGAAGGACGGGCAGGGTGAAGTCGGGGGCAGGGCGCCGCTCCTTGGCCAAGACCGAGGGGAGCTCCTTGGGGTTGCGCTGCATCCCCCAGAAGAAAAGCCCGCCCAAGGCCACCACCAAAAGGATCCAAAGCCAGGCCCTCACGCTGGGCTCACCCCCTTGGCCTCCTCTCGGCGCGCCTGCGGCCAGAGGATGTAGAGGGTTCCCAGGGCCATGAGCCCCCCCGCCACCCACATCCAGAAGACCAGGGGCGTGACGATGAGGCGCAAGGAGGCCCATTCGCCCTTTTCCCGGTCAAAGTCCATGAGGAGGAAGTAGTAGTCGTTCCCCGGGGTGTAGACCACCTTGGGGGCGGGCAGGGGGGAGTTCATCTGGGGGTAGAAGTGGAGCCGGGGCCCCACCTCCCCGAAGCGGTCGGTCTGGACCCGGGCCTCCACGGCGAAGCGCCGCCCCTCGTCCAGGACCCGCACCCCTTGGAAGGTGAGCCTTAAGCCCGCCACCTCCCAGCTTTCCCCTCGATAAAGGGTCTTCTCGCTTTCCAAGCGGTAGGTCTGGCTAAAAGCGATGCCAAGCCCCATGAGGGCCACGGCGAAGTGGACCACCAGGCTCCCCACCCGCCTGCGGTTTTCCAAAAAGCCCCAAGGGGAAAGCCCCGCCCGCACCCGCCCCAAGACCCCTTCCCGCACCAGGAGGAGAATGGCGGCCACGTTGTAGAGGAAAAGCCCCACCGCCAAGGAGGCCCCCACGGTATAGCCCCGGGCCAGCCCAAGAAGGGTTCCCAAGGCCAAGACGCCCAAAAGCAGGTAAAGGTTCCGCAAGGCCTCGGCCCTCGGCCTCCGCCAGGGCAAAAGGGGTCCCACCCCCATGAGGAGCAAAATCCCAGCCCCAAGGGGGGCGGAAAGCTGGTTGAAAAAGGGGGCCCCCACGCTCACCTTGGCCCCGGCGAAGGCCTCCACCAAAAGGGGGTAGAAGGTGCCCAAGACTACCACCAAGGCCCAACCGGCGAAGAAGAAGGCCCCCAGAAGGAGCGCCCCCTCCCGGGAAAAGGGGTGGAAGAAAGCGGTGTCCCGCACCTCGCGGGAAACCCGGGAAAGCAGGGCCAGGCCAAGCAGGGTGGCGAGGAGGAAGAAGCCCAAGAAGGCCGGCCCCACCGGGCCCTCGGCGAAGGCGTGCACGGACTGGATCACGCCGCTGCGGGTGAGGAAGGTGCCGAGCACCGTGGCGGCGAAGGCCAGGGTGACGAAGGCAAAGTTCCAGGCCTTAAAGGCCCCCCGGGTCTGCTGCACCAAGGCGGTGTGGAGGAAGGCGGTGGCGAGAAGCCAGGGGATGAAGCTGGCGTTTTCCACCGGGTCCCAGGCCCAGTACCCGCCCCAGCCCAAGACCTCGTAGCTCCACCACATCCCCGCCACCTTCCCGGCGGTGAGGAAGCCCCAGGCGATGAGGGTCCACCACCGCGTTTCCTCCACCCAGGTCTGGTAGCGGCGGGTGACCATGGCCGCCACGGCGTAGGCGTAGGGCACGCTTAGGCCCACGAAGCCCAGGTACATGAGCACGGGGTGGACGGCCATCATCCAGTGGTTTTGCAGGAGGGGGTTGGGGCCCACCCCGTCCTGGGGCGGGTTGGGCAGGGTTTCAAAGGGGCTGGCGATGGTGGCCATAACCCCAAAGAAGAAGACCTGGACACCAAAAAGCACGGCGAGCACCCAGGAGGCCCGCCAGGGGTCCAGGGCCCGCCGACCCGCCAGGAGGGTGTAAAGGGTCTGCAAAAGCCCCCAGAGGAGGATGCTCCCCTCCAGGGCGGCCCAAGGGGTGACCAGGGTGACCCAAAGAGGGTCTTTCACCGAGTGGTTCTTGGCCACGTAGGCCAAGGAAAAGTCGTGGGTGAGGAGAGCCCACTCCAGGGCCAAAAAGGCGGCCAAGGCGGCAAGGAAGGTGGGGAGAAGGAGGGACTTGGCCCCCTTAAGGAAGCGCCCATCCCCCTGGAAGTAGGCCAAAAGGGCTAGGGCCAGGCCCAAGAGGCTAAAGGCCAGGGCCAGGCTCACGCCCAGATTGCCCAAAAGCGCCGGGGTCACTTGGCCTCCTCAATCAGCTTGCGCACCTCCTCGGGCGTCCACCCCGCCTTGGGAGCTTGGTAGCTTTCCGAGTGTTTCACCAGGAGGTTAGTGCCCTGGAAAACCCCCTCTTGGAAGCGGCCCTCCACCACCACCCCCTGGCCCTCCTTGAACATACCCGGGGGGGTACCCTTGTGGAAGACAGGAACCTCCGCCACCCCGTCGGTGAGGACAAAACGGAGCTCCAGCCGGTCCTTGTCGTATTGCACCGTGCCCGGCTTCACCAGGCCCCCGAGGCGCACCGGGCGATTTTGGTAACGGGCCTGATCCTGGAGGTACTCCGAGGGAGTGAGAAAGTACACCAGGTTCTGCCCCAGGCCCCCGAAGACGAGGTAACCCAGGGCCCCCAGGATGACCACGAGGCCGAAGAGGTACTTGGTCCTCATCTAGCCCTCCGGTAGCGCCAGAGGAGGTAGGCCAGATAGCCGAAGACCGCAAGGTAGGTGAGGACGTAGACCCAGGTGACGAAGACTTCGCTCACGCTTCCTCCTTTTGGGCCTCGAGGGCCGCCACCAAGGCCCGAAGGCGCACGAAGCCCAGGTAGAGCAGGGTGAACACGAAGAGGTTAAAGAGAAGAGCCTGGAGCATGGCTGGGTCCATGTGGATCTTGCCCGTGGTCAGGTCGATGGACTGGGTCTGGTGCAGGCTCCGCCACCACTTCACCGACATGTAGCTGATGGGCACGTTGATGAAGCCCAAAATCCCCACCGCCGCCGCCGCCTTGGCCCGGAGTTCCGGGTCCTCAATGGCCCCCCGCAGAAGGAAGTAACCCACGTAAACGGCGAAGAGGATGGCGGTGGTGGTGAGCCGCGGCTCCCAGGTCCAGTAGACCCCCCAGGTGGGCCGAGCCCAGAGCATCCCCGTCACCAAGGCCAGGCCCATAAAGACGAGGCCGATCTCG
The Thermus sp. LT1-2-5 genome window above contains:
- the ccsA gene encoding cytochrome c biogenesis protein CcsA translates to MLKAAHPERPDALTWAFLGLGLLLLPVGLYLALSAPPDVNQGYLARIMYLHVPGAWLGYLAFFVTFLYSLLYLFRQDPRYDRVALASAEIGLVFMGLALVTGMLWARPTWGVYWTWEPRLTTTAILFAVYVGYFLLRGAIEDPELRAKAAAAVGILGFINVPISYMSVKWWRSLHQTQSIDLTTGKIHMDPAMLQALLFNLFVFTLLYLGFVRLRALVAALEAQKEEA
- a CDS encoding TlpA disulfide reductase family protein, producing MRAWLWILLVVALGGLFFWGMQRNPKELPSVLAKERRPAPDFTLPVLLPYRAEWGETFRLSDHLGKRPIVLNFWASWCYPACYEEAPVLEAAWRAYKDRVLFLGVNTQDKEAEALKFIAQFGLTFPQVFDPRGRVGVDYGMYGVPETFFIDGEGRVLARHAGAIDQATLEKYLKEALP
- a CDS encoding cytochrome c-type biogenesis CcmF C-terminal domain-containing protein: MTPALLGNLGVSLALAFSLLGLALALLAYFQGDGRFLKGAKSLLLPTFLAALAAFLALEWALLTHDFSLAYVAKNHSVKDPLWVTLVTPWAALEGSILLWGLLQTLYTLLAGRRALDPWRASWVLAVLFGVQVFFFGVMATIASPFETLPNPPQDGVGPNPLLQNHWMMAVHPVLMYLGFVGLSVPYAYAVAAMVTRRYQTWVEETRWWTLIAWGFLTAGKVAGMWWSYEVLGWGGYWAWDPVENASFIPWLLATAFLHTALVQQTRGAFKAWNFAFVTLAFAATVLGTFLTRSGVIQSVHAFAEGPVGPAFLGFFLLATLLGLALLSRVSREVRDTAFFHPFSREGALLLGAFFFAGWALVVVLGTFYPLLVEAFAGAKVSVGAPFFNQLSAPLGAGILLLMGVGPLLPWRRPRAEALRNLYLLLGVLALGTLLGLARGYTVGASLAVGLFLYNVAAILLLVREGVLGRVRAGLSPWGFLENRRRVGSLVVHFAVALMGLGIAFSQTYRLESEKTLYRGESWEVAGLRLTFQGVRVLDEGRRFAVEARVQTDRFGEVGPRLHFYPQMNSPLPAPKVVYTPGNDYYFLLMDFDREKGEWASLRLIVTPLVFWMWVAGGLMALGTLYILWPQARREEAKGVSPA
- a CDS encoding cytochrome c-type biogenesis protein, producing MRWVLFLALFFLPALGQAEPPPDLSPEVFRIARELRCPVCQGESAAESNSGVAVEMRRIIAEMLQEGKTEEEIKAFFVDRYGEWILYSPPRRGVTLWAWVLPGVALFLLAWGLFAYFRPRKVPKELLEEAERRLKEPPA
- the ccmE gene encoding cytochrome c maturation protein CcmE, translated to MRTKYLFGLVVILGALGYLVFGGLGQNLVYFLTPSEYLQDQARYQNRPVRLGGLVKPGTVQYDKDRLELRFVLTDGVAEVPVFHKGTPPGMFKEGQGVVVEGRFQEGVFQGTNLLVKHSESYQAPKAGWTPEEVRKLIEEAK